A single window of Salvia splendens isolate huo1 chromosome 6, SspV2, whole genome shotgun sequence DNA harbors:
- the LOC121807974 gene encoding uncharacterized protein LOC121807974: MEALDIKLKPYDVSEPLSKEPCHSDGSVTSDESSTRARSYLTDDVEGTGHETLTACVFLDIKHEEPESPTSKEECTRYETDTSRVSLDLKLASDQDEGTSPRESNDLEQLAKKTFSCKFCRREFSTSQALGGHQNAHRQERAAVKHRHKMVDAAVAGPTRIQYGHPYYPYLAYPNFNRSIGVRAQSMIRKPYSNYSQAMARHLAQEKMSRAYLLRPSPSMQVDGSLNLRGNPNQRLGLRDGGFLSLGGNPNSAAIKDVAIDNGHQWLGLGVGGGGGGGGGGDQQEAAKELDLELKL; encoded by the coding sequence ATGGAAGCCCTCGACATCAAGCTCAAGCCATATGATGTATCGGAACCCCTCAGCAAGGAGCCATGCCACTCGGATGGCTCGGTCACCTCGGATGAATCTTCTACGCGAGCTAGAAGTTATTTGACCGACGATGTAGAAGGCACAGGACACGAGACTCTCACGGCTTGTGTCTTTCTAGATATCAAACATGAAGAGCCGGAAAGCCCAACTTCAAAGGAAGAATGCACAAGATACGAAACAGACACGTCTCGTGTCTCACTAGATCTCAAGCTAGCCAGTGATCAGGACGAGGGGACGAGTCCTAGAGAATCCAACGACCTAGAGCAGTTGGCGAAAAAAACTTTCTCCTGCAAATTCTGCAGGAGGGAGTTTTCGACCTCCCAAGCACTGGGAGGCCACCAAAACGCCCACAGGCAAGAGAGGGCGGCGGTCAAGCACCGCCACAAAATGGTGGACGCGGCCGTGGCCGGTCCCACGCGGATACAATATGGCCACCCATACTACCCCTACTTAGCATACCCTAACTTCAATAGGTCGATTGGGGTTAGGGCACAATCGATGATTCGAAAACCCTACTCCAACTACAGTCAAGCGATGGCGCGACATCTCGCCCAGGAAAAGATGTCTAGGGCTTACTTGCTAAGGCCTTCACCATCAATGCAAGTTGATGGATCTCTGAATTTAAGAGGAAACCCTAATCAACGGCTGGGATTGAGGGATGGTGGATTTCTGAGTTTAGGAGGAAACCCTAATTCTGCCGCTATTAAGGATGTGGCAATTGATAACGGTCATCAATGGCTTGGATTGGGAgttggtggcggtggcggtggcggtggcggtggcgatCAACAAGAAGCTGCAAAAGAACTTGACTTGGAGCTTAAGCTGTGA
- the LOC121807976 gene encoding transcriptional regulator SUPERMAN-like, producing MASLEPCHSEASNISVTSKNNHAIKEEEDEEDESGTKHETMPRVVLDLGPANNEARDKGNPNSPKLHELNLFNPSDDPKPSKSKTFTCSFCWREFSTSQALGGHQNAHKQERALAKHRHNMVDLTAAGPDAHPPMQGYSYYPYSTHNYSFLRSHGVRAQSNMIHPKPYSYHHAPSQYAYSVPREKMPRPYLIDPSPSTPDYALKLEIFQPRDYKFNFGVINPNSSTRTNEGDDNRLRLGNVDDGKDDLGLDLDLKL from the coding sequence ATGGCATCCCTCGAGCCATGTCACTCGGAGGCCTCCAACATTTCCGTCACATCGAAAAATAATCACGCGATCAAGGAAgaggaggacgaggaggatgaATCCGGCACGAAACACGAGACCATGCCGCGTGTCGTGCTAGATCTTGGACCGGCCAACAATGAGGCGAGGGATAAAGGAAACCCTAACAGTCCGAAGCTCCACGAGCTTAATCTTTTCAACCCTAGCGACGACCCTAAACCCTCAAAGTCGAAAACTTTCACTTGCAGTTTTTGCTGGAGGGAGTTTTCGACTTCTCAAGCACTGGGAGGCCACCAAAACGCGCACAAACAAGAGAGGGCACTAGCCAAGCACCGCCACAACATGGTTGATTTGACGGCCGCGGGCCCTGACGCTCACCCGCCGATGCAAGGCTACTCCTACTACCCCTACTCAACACACAATTATTCTTTCTTAAGGTCACATGGGGTTAGGGCACAATCTAATATGATTCACCCTAAACCCTACTCCTATCATCACGCGCCGTCGCAGTACGCCTATTCCGTACCCCGGGAGAAGATGCCCCGGCCCTACCTAATTGACCCATCACCATCAACACCAGATTATGCTTTGAAGTTGGAAATTTTTCAGCCACGTGATTATAAGTTTAATTTTGGAGTTATTAACCCTAATTCTTCTACTAGGACCAATGAAGGTGATGATAATAGGCTCAGATTGGGAAATGTTGATGATGGGAAGGATGATTTAGGACTTGATTTGGATCTTAAGCTTTAA